One part of the Terriglobia bacterium genome encodes these proteins:
- a CDS encoding sigma-70 family RNA polymerase sigma factor, with protein sequence MQSACASTPLRTFEDDELIRDLRGGNGEAFAAIFNRYHRLVLVTALRILGDMGEAEDLAQSVFLEIYSNAGQFDPSRGTLKNWILQYAYHRSINRRNYLALRHFYHQATTNVTGEEDPWVTQVSPPTQEATRLVDEALALLNDRQRQVMVLVFFEGLSLKDVAERTGQTFANVRHHYYRGIQHLRDSLSTRRGGDAKRVVSAALGKTSPAHA encoded by the coding sequence GTGCAATCGGCCTGTGCCTCCACACCACTCCGCACGTTTGAGGACGACGAACTGATTAGGGATTTGCGCGGTGGAAATGGGGAAGCGTTTGCAGCCATCTTCAACCGCTACCACCGCCTGGTCCTGGTGACGGCCTTGCGCATTCTCGGGGACATGGGTGAGGCCGAAGACCTGGCCCAGTCCGTCTTCCTCGAAATCTATTCCAATGCAGGCCAATTTGACCCCAGCCGCGGCACCCTCAAGAACTGGATCCTTCAATATGCCTATCATCGCAGCATCAACCGCCGGAACTACCTGGCGCTCAGGCACTTCTATCATCAGGCAACGACGAACGTAACTGGTGAGGAGGATCCCTGGGTCACCCAGGTTTCTCCGCCCACGCAGGAGGCCACCCGGTTGGTCGACGAAGCCCTGGCTTTGTTGAACGACCGGCAGCGGCAGGTCATGGTGCTTGTGTTCTTTGAGGGCCTGAGCTTGAAGGATGTAGCGGAGCGGACTGGCCAGACCTTCGCGAATGTGCGCCATCATTACTACCGCGGCATACAGCATCTGCGCGATTCGCTGTCCACCCGTCGCGGGGGCGACGCCAAGCGCGTGGTCTCTGCTGCCCTCGGGAAAACCAGCCCCGCGCATGCATGA
- a CDS encoding HAMP domain-containing histidine kinase, protein MRQVVANAVRAHPEKGRIIPELLQWRETETDEFTRRAIEGALVDVDPIAILGRVHQQITAPNQLTEVYRYVSDRLRHRLRNSMFSAQAQASRLKKLVSADLGTDVQTTIAKLNDAMVSLARELAATDVDPEYFRQRSVALADWLRQLNSRYTTQYSAVNLRLINADDPRLRVFANDYLLDTIFWNVWLNAQQAIGVNCEITIVFQVSEKELELVISDNGEGFPNELKDVVFQQVYSTKNHGRGRGLLEIQDAVERLTGRVELYEANPSQYRVRIFLPLDAQ, encoded by the coding sequence TTGCGTCAGGTCGTTGCCAATGCCGTCCGGGCACATCCCGAGAAGGGCAGAATCATCCCGGAGCTACTCCAGTGGCGTGAAACGGAAACCGATGAATTTACCCGTAGAGCGATTGAAGGAGCTCTCGTTGATGTCGATCCCATCGCAATTCTAGGCAGGGTGCACCAACAGATTACTGCGCCCAATCAGCTCACGGAGGTATATCGCTATGTATCAGATCGATTACGGCATCGATTGCGCAACTCAATGTTTTCGGCGCAAGCGCAGGCAAGCCGCCTGAAGAAGTTGGTGTCGGCCGATCTTGGAACGGACGTCCAGACGACAATTGCAAAGTTGAACGATGCCATGGTTTCGCTGGCTAGGGAACTTGCCGCAACGGATGTTGATCCTGAGTATTTTCGCCAGAGGTCCGTTGCTTTGGCGGACTGGCTTAGGCAGCTGAACTCGCGATATACAACTCAATACAGCGCAGTGAACTTGCGGTTGATCAATGCTGATGATCCGCGACTTCGGGTGTTCGCGAACGATTACCTTCTGGACACAATTTTCTGGAATGTTTGGCTAAATGCGCAACAGGCGATAGGAGTTAACTGCGAAATCACGATAGTATTCCAGGTTTCGGAGAAGGAACTCGAACTCGTCATTTCTGACAACGGCGAGGGATTTCCCAATGAACTGAAGGATGTGGTGTTTCAACAAGTGTACTCAACGAAGAACCACGGTCGCGGTCGCGGACTGCTCGAGATCCAAGACGCTGTGGAGCGCCTCACCGGACGAGTTGAGCTATATGAGGCGAATCCGTCACAATATCGAGTCCGCATCTTCCTGCCCCTGGATGCGCAATGA
- a CDS encoding lasso peptide biosynthesis B2 protein, with protein MAARYAVDPGRVLEDLHQLVASAAELGLTPRGVLLAEHAGLPAVHNTQAAFPWYAQDPAVPRPHPSAPSVLFAVVGLALFDFILSFFSMDSLCAFVKAWPVKNQAVKDQPDVIGRLCAAVERACVWYPKKTLCLQRSAVTTCLLRSRGIFARMVLGVRPMPFVAHAWVEAEGSVVNDFPRVQKFYSSVSSY; from the coding sequence ATGGCTGCCCGGTATGCCGTCGATCCAGGGCGCGTGCTCGAAGACCTTCACCAGCTTGTGGCCAGTGCGGCCGAATTGGGACTCACTCCCCGGGGTGTGCTGCTGGCTGAGCACGCTGGGCTGCCGGCCGTACACAATACGCAAGCCGCATTTCCATGGTATGCGCAAGACCCGGCTGTGCCGCGGCCCCATCCATCGGCTCCAAGTGTGCTTTTTGCGGTTGTGGGTTTGGCGCTATTTGACTTTATTCTCTCCTTCTTTTCCATGGATTCCCTGTGTGCCTTCGTCAAGGCCTGGCCGGTCAAAAACCAAGCCGTCAAGGACCAGCCTGATGTAATCGGACGGCTGTGCGCAGCCGTGGAGCGGGCGTGCGTGTGGTATCCCAAGAAAACCCTGTGTCTTCAGCGGTCGGCAGTGACCACTTGCCTGCTGCGGAGCCGGGGCATTTTCGCGCGCATGGTCCTGGGGGTGCGCCCCATGCCCTTTGTGGCCCACGCATGGGTCGAAGCCGAGGGGTCGGTGGTCAACGATTTTCCGCGGGTCCAGAAGTTTTACAGCTCGGTGAGTTCGTATTGA
- a CDS encoding phosphotransferase has product MSYPLTLQPLVIEDDEGAKDAYKGIFEAIAADYGDLPFAPAPPCFAFSYEEAKEYLDGSKIFHVVILDLRLPEKPKLPPIDGTELGLKLLTLCVDRDHYPIPALLVISGHIGSTEQTRMQETVRQGFYYGRAFVKTYEGLEDEIRRACTAALRYCSVGVHLRDAGDQQCPTITPREEDLLRRSVLQQQGGIGLDLNWWSAQQFHRDIEGHGTAANPWTKVLMGRYLLDGGRGASRPKFFKLLAGSDAQFVIESARHLEQKLNHVKLTSTVAAKSNALIVTEKVGAQDARPKSLEEFLGRARPEQAFDIARQITNQVQQLGDLLPESRPLKTILWPAHDRTLLSEQWNQFGPEIQQQIGSNVDPISLYSELVACEDKLRVKERSLVHGDLHIRNVALDIDGDKAAAYIFDPGVIKRSVAGRDLAVLEVSVVLHQRIDFDTLSQICSVLYGSDPPVKESVGSIVNPVGKNIVEFIRGLRDAARAWNDPDVYALMVFDFALIQVGGLAFGSSGNKIWDQRSAVYLLAVVADWYLRLRQPSQDRGET; this is encoded by the coding sequence ATGAGTTACCCTCTCACTCTTCAGCCTCTTGTCATCGAGGACGATGAAGGCGCGAAAGATGCTTACAAAGGCATCTTCGAAGCGATTGCCGCAGACTACGGCGATCTTCCCTTCGCTCCCGCTCCTCCCTGTTTCGCCTTTTCTTATGAAGAGGCAAAGGAATATTTGGACGGCAGCAAGATCTTTCATGTTGTCATTCTTGACCTACGACTTCCTGAGAAACCGAAGCTGCCGCCGATCGATGGCACTGAACTTGGCCTCAAACTCCTGACTCTTTGCGTCGACCGAGATCACTATCCGATCCCTGCGCTACTAGTGATAAGTGGCCACATCGGTTCAACTGAGCAGACTCGCATGCAGGAAACGGTTCGTCAGGGTTTCTACTATGGCCGCGCTTTCGTGAAGACGTACGAAGGACTCGAGGACGAGATACGTCGAGCTTGTACGGCGGCACTTCGTTATTGCTCAGTTGGCGTTCACCTTCGCGATGCGGGAGACCAGCAATGCCCGACCATTACTCCTCGTGAGGAAGACTTATTGCGTCGCTCCGTGCTGCAGCAGCAGGGAGGGATCGGACTAGACTTGAACTGGTGGTCGGCCCAGCAGTTCCACAGGGACATTGAGGGCCATGGCACCGCGGCAAACCCTTGGACTAAGGTACTGATGGGAAGATACTTATTGGACGGCGGACGCGGCGCATCCAGGCCTAAATTTTTCAAGTTACTGGCTGGATCCGATGCACAATTCGTTATAGAGAGTGCTCGGCATCTGGAGCAAAAACTGAATCACGTCAAGCTCACCAGTACTGTTGCGGCAAAGAGTAACGCCCTCATAGTCACCGAGAAGGTCGGGGCGCAAGATGCAAGGCCGAAGTCCTTGGAGGAATTTCTCGGACGAGCTCGCCCGGAACAGGCTTTTGACATCGCTCGTCAAATTACTAACCAGGTGCAACAACTGGGGGATCTTTTGCCGGAAAGCAGGCCGCTGAAGACAATTCTTTGGCCAGCCCACGACAGGACCTTATTGAGCGAACAATGGAATCAGTTTGGACCGGAAATACAACAACAGATAGGGTCCAACGTTGACCCGATCTCCCTCTACTCGGAACTGGTCGCGTGTGAAGACAAGCTGCGAGTTAAAGAGCGATCTCTTGTTCACGGCGACCTGCACATCAGGAACGTTGCTCTCGATATTGACGGCGATAAAGCAGCCGCTTATATCTTCGATCCAGGTGTTATCAAGCGGAGTGTTGCCGGGCGAGACCTTGCTGTGCTCGAGGTGTCGGTCGTTCTGCATCAGCGGATTGATTTCGACACCTTGTCTCAAATCTGCTCGGTTCTTTATGGTTCGGATCCGCCGGTCAAGGAGAGTGTTGGATCTATCGTCAATCCGGTGGGAAAAAACATAGTCGAGTTTATCCGAGGGCTGCGGGACGCTGCCAGAGCTTGGAACGACCCGGACGTATATGCTCTGATGGTCTTTGATTTTGCGTTGATTCAGGTCGGGGGGCTGGCATTCGGATCTTCCGGTAACAAGATTTGGGACCAGCGCTCGGCAGTATATTTATTGGCCGTTGTTGCCGATTGGTATCTGAGACTGCGACAACCGAGTCAAGACAGGGGGGAAACTTGA